Within Roseibium sp. HPY-6, the genomic segment TTGATCCGAGCTGGCGGTCCGTTCCAAAGAAAGAACGTCCCTACAATCTTCGCAAGATCATGAACAAGCCTGAGGACCTGTCGCTTTCCATCCAGATGACCGACGGACGCTGGCTGAATGTGGCGACCAGCTACCGTCCGCCCGATGGTGCTTTCAGGTCGCTGATCGTACAGCTTCTTCTTACCTCGATCGCAACCGTTGTCATAATCGGGTTCGCGGTACGGCGCGTCACCCGTCCTTTGAAGGAACTGGCCGTTTCAGCTGAAAAACTCGGCCGTGGCGAGGAACGCAAACCGCTCGATCCGAGCGGACCGAAAGAAGTCCGTGCACTGACGTCTTCCTTCAACGACATGCAGGACAGGCTCACCCGGTTCGTGAAGGATCGAACCCGCATGCTGGCCGCGATCAGCCACGACCTGCGCACCCCGATCACCTCCTTGAGGATCCGGGCGGAGTTCATCGATGATGATGAAAACCGCGAAAAGATGATCGAAACCTTGGAGGAAATGGCAGCAATGACCGAGGCAACGCTTCGTTTTGCAAAGGACGAAGCGCATTCGGAGGGTGCGGAAGAAACCGACCTGGGCGCAATGCTGGAAAGCCTTGCTGGAGACCAGAATGATCTCGGGCATGATTGCAGCGTGACCCTTGAAAAGGACGTCCTGCTCACCTGCCGTCCGGTCGCGCTCAAGCGTGCCTTGCGCAACCTGGTCGAAAACGGTGTCCGCTACGGCGGCTGCGTTTCTATCTCGGCAGCCACGACGAATGGCGAAGTGGTTATTCGGGTGTCGGACCAAGGTCCGGGTATTCCCGAAGACCGCTTCAAGGATGTCTTTGAACCCTTCGTCCGGCTTGAAGAATCCCGCAGCGAGGAAACGGGCGGCATCGGGCTTGGTCTCGCCATCACGCGGTCGATCATCCATGCCCATGGCGGAACCATTCAGCTGACGAATGGAGATGAATCCGGGCTGGTGGCAGAGGTTAGATTGCCACTTGGTGCGGGACAGTCGACTTAGTTGCGAGTTGGGAACAACACTCCGTATTTCGGCCGAAATGTGTTTCGGCAACACCGATCCGACAATCGCCTTTTGTAGCGGCGTTCGCCCACAAACAACTTCAATTTGATGCTACCACAATCAGCATGCCTCATCTGCAATCCTGTGGAGCTTGTTCCACACTAACCGTAGTCTGGATCTTGAGATGGACCCCTTTGCCCCGGAAACATTTGGCGAGCTGAACGCCCATGACTACGACGAGCGCAACGATCCAGGTACAACGGCGGAAGAAGTTGCCCTGATCCGGGAGATGGCCGGCAATGGCCGCGTCCTGGAACTGGCAATCGGCACGGGCCGGGTCGCCATTCCCCTTTCGCAAGCTGGCGTAGACATCACAGGGATCGAAGCATCGCAACTGATGGTGGACCGTATGCGGGAAAAACCTGGCGGCAAGGACATTCCGGTCATCATCGGAGACATGGCCAAAGTCGCCGTCGACGGTTCCTTTGATCTCGCCTTCCTTGTGTTCAATACAATCTTCAATCTGCAAAGCCAGGAAGAACAGATCCACTGTTTCGAAAATACCAGTAAGCATCTGAAGCCAGGCGGAACTTTTCTGGTTTCAGCCTTTGTGCCCGATTTCGGCTCTTTTCAGAACAATCAGCAGGTTGGCATTCGCCACATGGCGCGTGACAGCGTCTGGTTGGATACTTGCCGACATGATCCTGCGGGGCAGCTGCTGGAGTTTCAAAGGGTCAAAGTCACGGAAAGTGGTTTGCGTCTTGTGCCCTTGCGTTTGCGATACATCTGGCCCGCCGAAATGGACTTGATGGCCCGTATGGCCGGCCTCGTTCTCAAAGACAGGTGGGCGGCGTGGGACCGGTCTAAATTCGGACCCGACAGCAAGATGCATGTTTCAGTTTATGAAAAGAGGACTTAAACCACTAATCAACGACCTCTGTCGCTTTTGAATTTTACGTCTTTGAATACGTCGCCTCGTCCACCGCCTCAAGCCAGTCGGCGACGGAACCGTCCATCTCCTCGTGGATCGCAAGATGAACCATGGATGTCTGCGGACCGGCACCGTGCCAGTGCTTTGCACCTGGCGGGATCCAGACCACGTCCCCGGGCAGGATGGCAAGCTTGTCCTGGCCCCAGAGCTGGACGAACCCTGCCCCGTCGAGCACATGCAGGGTCTGGCCGAGCGGATGTGTGTGCCAATGGGTGCGCGCGCCCGGTTCGAAAGAGACTTTCGCGGCCCGCACCCGAGCCGGGACCGGTGCTTCGATGACCGGCTCCTGCCAGACTGTCCCTGTGAAATAGTCTGGATTGGCACGTTTGCTCGGTCTCGACCCGGCTTTGTAAACGGTCAGAAAGCTCATGGTTTCACCTCGCCGGTTACTTTCTGGCACTCGATGGCACCGTTGTGCTCATGCGCTGTGGCCAGTTGATCAGAACAACACCTGAAATGGCAAGGCAAATCCCGGCAAAAGTTTCCGCGTCCAGGCTTTCGGACAAAAAGACGACACCGAGGACAACGCCGACACCCGCGCGCAGATACGCCTGGCTGGCAGTCCCCATGGCTCCGAGCGTGATCAGCAGACGAAAGTAGATCA encodes:
- a CDS encoding ATP-binding protein — its product is MNLGFAKRGLGFLWPRSLASQLIVLLLAAIFAAQALSIWIFHDERRIALVAAARDNLLARAVSIAELLEDTPAALQSRILEASSSRFAVFWLGDTPLARTPGTSRFEQRLQGIISERLNHGQTVHLNILADEKRGPKVRRDANGDTVDPSWRSVPKKERPYNLRKIMNKPEDLSLSIQMTDGRWLNVATSYRPPDGAFRSLIVQLLLTSIATVVIIGFAVRRVTRPLKELAVSAEKLGRGEERKPLDPSGPKEVRALTSSFNDMQDRLTRFVKDRTRMLAAISHDLRTPITSLRIRAEFIDDDENREKMIETLEEMAAMTEATLRFAKDEAHSEGAEETDLGAMLESLAGDQNDLGHDCSVTLEKDVLLTCRPVALKRALRNLVENGVRYGGCVSISAATTNGEVVIRVSDQGPGIPEDRFKDVFEPFVRLEESRSEETGGIGLGLAITRSIIHAHGGTIQLTNGDESGLVAEVRLPLGAGQST
- a CDS encoding class I SAM-dependent methyltransferase, with protein sequence MDPFAPETFGELNAHDYDERNDPGTTAEEVALIREMAGNGRVLELAIGTGRVAIPLSQAGVDITGIEASQLMVDRMREKPGGKDIPVIIGDMAKVAVDGSFDLAFLVFNTIFNLQSQEEQIHCFENTSKHLKPGGTFLVSAFVPDFGSFQNNQQVGIRHMARDSVWLDTCRHDPAGQLLEFQRVKVTESGLRLVPLRLRYIWPAEMDLMARMAGLVLKDRWAAWDRSKFGPDSKMHVSVYEKRT
- a CDS encoding cupin domain-containing protein is translated as MSFLTVYKAGSRPSKRANPDYFTGTVWQEPVIEAPVPARVRAAKVSFEPGARTHWHTHPLGQTLHVLDGAGFVQLWGQDKLAILPGDVVWIPPGAKHWHGAGPQTSMVHLAIHEEMDGSVADWLEAVDEATYSKT